Proteins encoded in a region of the Pseudomonas shahriarae genome:
- a CDS encoding OsmC family protein → MSIVKKASAHWEGDLKTGLGSISTETGVLREAPYGFKARFEGGKGTNPEELIGAAHAGCFSMAFSMILGDAGLKADSIDTQAEVTLDQVDGGFAITAVHLILKAKIPGASQTQFDELSKKAKEGCPVSKVLNATITLDGTLVS, encoded by the coding sequence ATGAGTATCGTAAAAAAAGCCTCCGCACACTGGGAAGGCGACCTGAAAACCGGTCTGGGCTCTATCTCGACCGAAACCGGCGTACTGCGCGAAGCCCCCTACGGCTTCAAGGCACGTTTCGAAGGCGGCAAGGGCACTAACCCTGAAGAACTGATCGGCGCGGCCCATGCCGGTTGTTTCTCCATGGCCTTTTCCATGATTCTCGGTGATGCCGGGCTCAAGGCCGACAGTATCGACACCCAGGCCGAAGTGACCCTGGACCAGGTGGACGGTGGTTTTGCGATCACAGCGGTTCACCTGATCCTCAAGGCCAAGATTCCCGGCGCGAGTCAGACGCAGTTCGATGAACTGAGCAAGAAGGCCAAGGAAGGATGCCCGGTGTCCAAGGTGCTGAATGCCACCATCACCCTGGATGGCACCCTCGTCAGCTGA
- a CDS encoding DUF1161 domain-containing protein, translating into MKRFALAIICGVLATSAMAAPKDCEELRKEIEVGLQAKAIPSYTLEIITAEEAKNHDEAMIVGSCENGTKRIIYQRNDD; encoded by the coding sequence ATGAAACGTTTTGCCTTGGCGATTATCTGCGGTGTTTTGGCCACATCGGCAATGGCCGCGCCGAAAGACTGTGAAGAGCTCAGGAAAGAGATTGAAGTCGGCCTACAGGCCAAGGCAATCCCGTCCTACACCCTGGAAATCATCACCGCCGAAGAAGCCAAAAATCATGACGAAGCCATGATCGTCGGCTCCTGCGAAAACGGCACCAAGCGCATCATCTACCAGCGCAACGATGACTGA
- a CDS encoding aminopeptidase yields the protein MVWRFLAGLTCLWLGGCSSVSYYSQLASGQWQLLQARQPVAEVIADPTRPQVLREHLAHSQKARTFASQQLHLPDNQSYRLYADIGRPYVVWNVFATSEFSLLPQNHCFPIAGCVAYRGYYTQGAARGEAALLQLRGMDVSIGGVEAYSTLGWFDDPIMSSMMRWGEERLATVIFHELAHQRFYVKDDTEFNESFATFVEQEGTRQWRAARGLAPASESTLKQRDQFIQLILDTRSRLERLYAQPLAADAMRQAKAAEFERLRSDYRQMRDSQWGGDKRYDAWINQPMNNARLLPFGLYDQWVPAFAALFRREGGDWLRFYGAVEQLGRLPVEQRKLALRQLEGRDL from the coding sequence ATGGTGTGGCGTTTCTTGGCGGGGCTGACGTGCCTGTGGCTCGGCGGTTGCTCCAGTGTCAGCTACTACAGCCAACTGGCCAGCGGCCAATGGCAGTTACTGCAGGCGCGGCAGCCGGTGGCCGAAGTGATTGCCGATCCGACGCGCCCGCAAGTGTTGCGTGAGCATTTGGCGCACTCCCAGAAGGCGCGCACCTTCGCCAGCCAACAGTTGCACCTGCCTGACAATCAGAGCTATCGCCTGTATGCCGATATCGGCCGGCCGTATGTCGTCTGGAATGTCTTCGCTACATCAGAATTTTCCTTGTTACCCCAGAACCATTGCTTCCCGATTGCCGGATGTGTGGCCTACCGTGGTTATTACACTCAGGGTGCGGCGCGGGGCGAGGCGGCGTTGTTGCAACTGCGTGGCATGGATGTGTCGATTGGCGGGGTCGAGGCCTATTCCACCCTCGGCTGGTTCGATGACCCGATCATGAGTTCGATGATGCGCTGGGGTGAAGAGCGCCTGGCCACGGTAATTTTTCACGAGCTGGCGCACCAGCGCTTTTATGTGAAGGACGACACCGAGTTCAATGAGTCGTTTGCCACCTTCGTCGAGCAGGAAGGCACCCGGCAATGGCGCGCGGCCCGTGGCCTGGCGCCTGCGAGCGAATCGACCTTGAAGCAGCGCGACCAGTTTATCCAGTTGATCCTCGACACCCGCAGCCGCCTGGAGCGCCTGTATGCGCAGCCGTTGGCCGCCGATGCCATGCGCCAGGCCAAGGCCGCCGAGTTCGAGCGCTTGCGCAGTGATTATCGGCAGATGCGCGACAGCCAGTGGGGCGGCGACAAGCGTTATGACGCCTGGATCAATCAGCCGATGAACAATGCGCGGTTGTTGCCGTTTGGGCTGTATGACCAGTGGGTGCCGGCGTTTGCGGCGTTGTTCCGCCGCGAGGGTGGGGATTGGCTGAGGTTCTACGGTGCCGTGGAGCAGTTGGGGCGCTTGCCGGTGGAGCAGCGCAAATTGGCGTTGCGGCAGTTGGAGGGGCGTGACCTTTAG
- a CDS encoding HAD family hydrolase — protein sequence MTLDYQTVLFDLDGTLTDPREGITRSIQYALAKLGIDEPDLTKLEHFIGPPLLQAFMQFYDFDEARAWQAVNFYRERFKVTGLYENRVFDGVMPLLETLNGQGRQLYVATSKPWEFAREIARHFDFAKHFKVIYGSELDGTRTNKVELIAHLMHEEGLDPASTLMIGDRKHDLIGARSNGLDAAAVGYGFGSFAELSAEAPRWHFETLDEMHQAFLRRD from the coding sequence ATGACCCTGGATTACCAGACGGTTCTATTTGACCTGGACGGCACCCTGACCGACCCACGGGAAGGCATCACCCGCTCGATCCAATACGCCTTGGCCAAGCTGGGCATTGATGAGCCGGACCTGACCAAGCTCGAACACTTTATCGGCCCGCCGTTGCTGCAGGCCTTTATGCAGTTCTACGATTTCGACGAGGCCCGGGCGTGGCAGGCGGTGAATTTCTATCGCGAACGCTTCAAGGTCACCGGGCTCTATGAAAACCGGGTGTTCGACGGGGTCATGCCATTGCTGGAAACGTTGAATGGCCAGGGGCGCCAGCTGTATGTGGCCACCTCCAAGCCGTGGGAATTTGCCCGGGAGATCGCCCGGCATTTCGATTTCGCCAAGCACTTCAAGGTGATCTACGGCAGTGAGCTGGACGGCACGCGCACCAACAAGGTCGAACTGATCGCCCACTTGATGCACGAGGAAGGGCTGGACCCGGCCAGTACCTTGATGATCGGCGACCGTAAGCACGACCTGATCGGCGCACGTAGCAATGGCCTGGATGCAGCGGCGGTGGGGTATGGGTTTGGCAGTTTTGCAGAATTGAGTGCCGAAGCGCCGCGCTGGCATTTTGAGACGCTGGACGAGATGCATCAGGCATTTTTGCGGCGGGATTGA
- a CDS encoding gamma carbonic anhydrase family protein — protein sequence MTLRTYQNHTPTLGAGAFVDASAVVIGDVEIGAGSSVWPLTVIRGDMHRIRIGARTSVQDGCVLHITHAGPFNPDGFPLLIGDDVTIAHKVMLHGCTVGSRILIGMGSIVMDGAVVEDDVIIGAGSLVPPGKKLESGFLYVGSPVKQIRALSDKERAFFTYSAANYVKLKDLHLAEGFDQ from the coding sequence GTGACCCTTCGCACCTATCAGAATCACACGCCAACCCTCGGCGCCGGGGCTTTCGTCGATGCTTCGGCGGTGGTGATCGGCGATGTCGAAATCGGCGCCGGCAGCTCGGTCTGGCCGCTGACGGTGATTCGCGGCGACATGCACCGTATCCGCATCGGCGCGCGCACCAGCGTGCAGGATGGCTGCGTGCTGCACATTACCCACGCCGGGCCGTTCAATCCTGACGGTTTCCCGCTGCTGATCGGTGACGACGTGACCATCGCCCACAAGGTCATGCTGCATGGCTGCACCGTCGGCAGTCGCATCCTGATCGGCATGGGCAGCATTGTGATGGACGGCGCGGTGGTTGAAGACGATGTGATCATCGGTGCCGGCAGCCTGGTGCCGCCGGGCAAGAAACTTGAAAGCGGTTTTTTGTATGTGGGCAGCCCGGTTAAACAAATTCGCGCGCTTTCTGACAAGGAACGCGCCTTTTTCACCTATAGCGCCGCGAACTACGTGAAGCTCAAGGACCTGCACCTGGCAGAGGGATTCGACCAATGA
- the prlC gene encoding oligopeptidase A yields the protein MSANNPLLQSYDLPPFSAIRAEHVQPAIEQILADNRVAIEGILQSQGKNPTWAGLVLAMDELNDRLGAAWSPVSHLNAVCNSAELREAYEACLPALSAYSTEMGQNRELFQAFEALANSPEAAGFDVAQKTILEHALRDFRLSGIDLPPEQQKRYAEVQSKLSELGSKFSNQLLDATQAWTKHVTDEATLAGLTDSAKAQMAAAAQAKGLDGWLISLEFPSYYAVMTYAHDRALREEIYAAYCTRASDQGPNAGQNDNGPVMEQILDLRQELAQLLGFASFSELSLATKMAESSDQVLSFLRDLAKRSKPFATQDLQQLKAYAAEQGCADLQSWDSGFYGEKLREQRYSVSQEALRAYFPIDKVLGGLFAIVQRLYGIEIAEQKGFDTWHPDVRLFEIKENGQHVGRFFFDLYARANKRGGAWMDGARDRRRTAEGALQSPVANLVCNFTPADSGKPALLTHDEVTTLFHEFGHGLHHLLTRVEHAGVSGINGVAWDAVELPSQFMENWCWEPEGLALISGHYESGEALPQDLLQKMLAAKNFQSGLMMVRQLEFSLFDFELHATHGDGRSVAQVLEGVRDEVSVMRPPAYNRFPNSFAHIFAGGYAAGYYSYKWAEVLSADAFSKFEEDGVLNAETGRAFREAILARGGSQAPMVLFVDFRGRAPSIDALLRHSGLSEDAAA from the coding sequence GTGAGCGCGAACAACCCTCTTTTGCAGTCCTACGACCTGCCGCCGTTCTCGGCGATCCGTGCCGAGCACGTCCAACCGGCCATCGAACAGATCCTGGCCGACAACCGCGTCGCCATCGAAGGCATCCTGCAAAGCCAGGGAAAAAATCCGACCTGGGCTGGCCTGGTCCTGGCCATGGATGAACTCAACGACCGCCTGGGCGCGGCCTGGAGCCCGGTCAGCCACCTCAATGCCGTGTGCAACAGCGCCGAACTGCGCGAAGCCTATGAGGCCTGCCTGCCGGCATTGAGCGCCTATTCCACCGAGATGGGCCAGAACCGCGAGCTGTTCCAGGCCTTCGAAGCCCTGGCCAACAGCCCGGAAGCGGCCGGTTTCGACGTGGCGCAAAAAACCATTCTGGAGCACGCGCTGCGCGACTTCCGCCTGTCGGGTATCGACCTGCCGCCTGAGCAGCAGAAGCGCTATGCCGAGGTGCAGAGCAAACTCTCCGAACTGGGCAGCAAGTTCTCCAACCAATTGCTCGACGCCACCCAGGCCTGGACCAAGCACGTCACCGACGAAGCCACCCTGGCCGGCCTGACCGACTCAGCCAAAGCGCAAATGGCTGCTGCGGCCCAGGCCAAAGGCCTCGACGGCTGGCTGATCAGCCTGGAATTCCCCAGCTACTACGCGGTGATGACCTACGCCCACGACCGCGCCCTACGTGAAGAAATCTACGCGGCCTACTGCACCCGCGCGTCGGACCAGGGCCCGAATGCCGGTCAGAACGATAACGGCCCGGTGATGGAACAGATCCTCGACCTGCGTCAGGAATTGGCCCAACTGCTTGGCTTCGCCTCTTTCTCCGAACTGAGCCTGGCCACCAAAATGGCCGAATCCAGCGACCAGGTACTGAGTTTCCTGCGTGACCTGGCCAAGCGCAGCAAGCCATTTGCCACCCAGGACCTGCAGCAGCTCAAGGCCTACGCTGCCGAACAAGGCTGCGCCGACCTGCAAAGCTGGGACAGCGGTTTCTACGGTGAAAAACTGCGTGAACAGCGCTACAGCGTGTCCCAGGAAGCCCTGCGTGCCTACTTCCCGATCGACAAAGTGCTGGGCGGGCTGTTTGCCATCGTCCAGCGCCTGTACGGCATCGAGATCGCCGAGCAAAAAGGCTTCGATACCTGGCACCCGGATGTCCGCCTGTTCGAAATCAAGGAAAACGGCCAGCACGTCGGCCGCTTCTTCTTCGATCTGTATGCCCGCGCCAACAAGCGTGGCGGTGCCTGGATGGACGGCGCCCGTGATCGTCGGCGTACCGCCGAGGGTGCGCTGCAAAGCCCGGTGGCCAACCTGGTGTGCAACTTCACCCCGGCCGACAGCGGCAAGCCTGCCCTGCTGACCCACGATGAAGTCACCACCCTGTTCCACGAATTCGGTCACGGCCTGCACCACCTGCTGACCCGCGTCGAACACGCGGGCGTGTCCGGTATCAACGGTGTGGCCTGGGATGCGGTGGAGTTGCCGAGCCAGTTTATGGAGAACTGGTGCTGGGAGCCGGAAGGCCTGGCGCTGATTTCCGGTCACTATGAAAGTGGCGAAGCATTGCCCCAGGACCTGCTGCAAAAAATGCTCGCGGCGAAGAACTTCCAGTCCGGCCTGATGATGGTGCGCCAACTGGAATTCTCGCTGTTCGACTTTGAGCTGCACGCTACCCACGGCGATGGCCGCAGCGTGGCGCAGGTGCTCGAAGGCGTGCGCGACGAAGTGTCGGTGATGCGTCCTCCGGCCTACAACCGCTTCCCCAACAGCTTCGCGCATATCTTCGCCGGCGGTTACGCGGCGGGGTACTACAGCTACAAGTGGGCCGAAGTGTTGTCGGCGGATGCCTTCTCCAAGTTCGAAGAAGACGGCGTGCTCAATGCCGAGACTGGCCGGGCGTTCCGCGAGGCGATCCTGGCCCGTGGCGGTTCCCAGGCGCCGATGGTGTTGTTCGTCGACTTCCGCGGACGCGCACCGTCGATTGACGCACTCTTGCGCCACAGCGGCCTGAGTGAGGACGCAGCAGCATGA
- a CDS encoding YheV family putative zinc ribbon protein: MSDGPVITKKQFIAGAVCPACSEPDKLKMWTEDNVPHRECVACGYTDTLNDQGLSVPKELGTRVNTSALKAPADPKVQAVQFFPNPKLKKD, from the coding sequence ATGAGTGACGGGCCTGTGATCACCAAAAAGCAATTTATCGCCGGGGCCGTGTGCCCGGCGTGCAGCGAGCCGGACAAGTTGAAGATGTGGACCGAAGACAACGTGCCCCATCGCGAATGCGTGGCCTGCGGCTATACCGACACGCTCAACGACCAGGGTTTGTCGGTGCCCAAGGAATTGGGCACGCGGGTCAATACCTCGGCGTTGAAAGCGCCGGCGGACCCCAAGGTGCAGGCGGTGCAGTTCTTCCCTAATCCGAAGCTGAAAAAAGACTGA
- a CDS encoding gluconate 2-dehydrogenase subunit 3 family protein, whose protein sequence is MSDQDRDNPRRDFLRKSLTLIPVVTVASTGLGGSMLMATPEPAQASPASAPASEKAYEPSYFTAEEWAFINAAVARLIPADAQGPGALEAGAPEYIDRQMNTPYASGALWFMQGPFNADAPPEMGWQSKLVPREIYRLGIAATDSWSKAFNGKTFAGQDSATQDDLLRRLEAGGAETGEHFAAVPPKIFFNLLLQNTKEGFFCDPIHGGNKGMVGWTMIGFPGARADFMDWVERNEQYPFPAVSIRGERA, encoded by the coding sequence ATGTCTGATCAAGATCGAGACAACCCCCGGCGTGACTTTTTGCGCAAATCCTTGACCTTGATCCCGGTGGTCACGGTTGCCAGCACTGGCCTTGGCGGCTCGATGCTGATGGCCACGCCCGAACCTGCCCAGGCCAGCCCGGCCAGTGCGCCCGCCAGCGAAAAGGCCTACGAGCCGAGCTACTTCACCGCTGAGGAGTGGGCCTTTATCAACGCCGCCGTCGCGCGTTTGATCCCTGCTGATGCCCAAGGCCCAGGCGCTTTGGAAGCCGGCGCGCCGGAATATATCGACCGGCAGATGAACACCCCCTACGCCAGTGGCGCCCTGTGGTTTATGCAAGGCCCGTTCAATGCCGACGCCCCGCCCGAGATGGGCTGGCAGAGCAAACTGGTGCCCAGGGAGATCTATCGCCTGGGTATTGCCGCCACGGATTCCTGGTCGAAAGCGTTCAACGGTAAAACATTTGCTGGGCAAGACAGCGCTACCCAGGATGATTTGCTGCGTCGCCTGGAGGCGGGCGGTGCCGAAACCGGCGAGCATTTCGCGGCGGTCCCGCCGAAGATTTTCTTCAATTTGTTGCTGCAAAACACCAAGGAAGGGTTCTTCTGCGACCCGATCCACGGCGGCAACAAAGGCATGGTCGGCTGGACCATGATCGGCTTCCCCGGCGCCCGCGCCGATTTCATGGATTGGGTTGAACGCAACGAGCAATACCCCTTCCCGGCTGTTTCCATCCGCGGCGAGAGGGCATAA
- a CDS encoding GMC family oxidoreductase: MATIMKKVDAVIVGFGWTGAIMAKELTEAGLHVVALERGPMQDTYPDGNYPQVIDELTYSVRKKLFQDISKETVTIRHSVNDIALPNRQLGAFLPGNGVGGAGLHWSGVHFRVDPIELRMRSHYEERYGKNFIPKDMTIQDFGVSYEELEPFFDYAEKVFGTSGQAWTVKGQLVGEGKGGNPYAPDRSSHFPLESQKNTYSAQLFQKAAADVGYKPYNLPSANTSGPYTNPYGAQMGPCNFCGFCSGYVCYMYSKASPNVNILPALRQVPNFELRPNSHVLKVNLDSTKRKATGVTYIDAQGREIEQPADLVILGAFQFHNVRLMLLSGIGKPYDPITGEGVVGKNFAYQNMATIKAYFDKDVHTNNFIGAGGNGVAVDDFNADNFDHGPHGFVGGSPMWVNQAGSRPIAGTSNPPGTPAWGSAWKRATADYYTHQVSMDAHGAHQSYRGNYLDLDPVYRDAYGLPLLRMTFDWQENDIKMNRFMVEKMGKIAEAMNPKAIAVLGKKVGDHFNTASYQTTHLNGGAIMGTDPKTSALNRYLQCWDVHNVFVPGASAFPQGLGYNPTGLVAALTYWSARAIREQYLKNPGPLVQA, translated from the coding sequence GTGGCGACCATCATGAAGAAAGTGGATGCGGTTATCGTCGGCTTCGGCTGGACAGGCGCGATCATGGCCAAGGAACTGACCGAAGCCGGCTTGCACGTGGTAGCGCTGGAGCGCGGCCCGATGCAGGACACCTACCCGGACGGTAATTACCCACAGGTGATCGACGAACTGACCTACAGCGTGCGCAAAAAGCTGTTCCAGGACATCTCCAAGGAAACCGTGACCATTCGCCATAGCGTGAATGACATTGCCCTGCCCAACCGTCAGTTGGGCGCCTTCCTGCCGGGTAACGGCGTAGGCGGCGCGGGCCTGCACTGGTCGGGTGTGCATTTCCGGGTGGACCCCATCGAATTGCGCATGCGCAGCCACTACGAAGAGCGCTACGGCAAAAATTTCATCCCCAAGGACATGACCATCCAGGACTTCGGCGTCAGCTACGAAGAGCTGGAACCGTTCTTTGACTACGCCGAAAAAGTCTTCGGCACCTCCGGCCAGGCCTGGACCGTCAAAGGCCAACTGGTGGGTGAAGGCAAGGGCGGCAACCCTTATGCGCCGGATCGCTCCAGCCATTTCCCACTGGAGTCGCAGAAAAACACCTACTCGGCGCAGCTGTTCCAGAAAGCTGCCGCCGATGTGGGCTATAAGCCCTACAACCTACCTTCGGCCAATACCTCGGGGCCCTACACCAACCCCTATGGCGCGCAGATGGGGCCGTGCAACTTCTGTGGTTTTTGCAGCGGGTATGTCTGCTACATGTACTCCAAGGCATCGCCCAACGTGAACATCCTGCCGGCCCTGCGCCAGGTGCCGAACTTTGAGCTGCGGCCAAATTCCCACGTGCTCAAGGTCAATCTCGACAGCACCAAGCGCAAAGCCACTGGCGTGACCTATATCGACGCCCAGGGCCGGGAGATCGAGCAACCGGCGGACCTGGTGATTCTTGGCGCCTTCCAGTTCCATAACGTGCGCCTGATGCTGCTCTCGGGCATCGGCAAGCCCTACGACCCGATCACGGGCGAAGGGGTGGTGGGCAAGAACTTCGCCTACCAGAACATGGCCACCATCAAGGCCTACTTCGACAAAGACGTGCATACCAACAACTTCATCGGCGCTGGCGGCAATGGCGTGGCGGTGGACGATTTCAACGCCGATAACTTCGACCATGGTCCCCATGGCTTTGTCGGCGGCTCGCCGATGTGGGTCAACCAGGCGGGCAGCCGGCCGATTGCCGGCACCTCCAACCCGCCGGGCACGCCGGCCTGGGGCAGTGCGTGGAAGCGCGCCACCGCCGATTACTACACCCACCAGGTGTCGATGGACGCCCACGGCGCCCATCAATCCTACCGGGGCAACTACCTCGATCTGGACCCGGTTTACCGTGATGCCTACGGCCTGCCGCTGCTGCGCATGACCTTCGACTGGCAGGAAAATGACATCAAGATGAACCGCTTCATGGTCGAAAAAATGGGCAAGATCGCCGAAGCGATGAACCCCAAGGCGATTGCCGTGCTCGGCAAGAAGGTCGGCGATCACTTCAACACCGCGTCCTACCAGACCACCCACCTCAACGGTGGCGCGATCATGGGGACCGACCCGAAGACCAGCGCGTTGAACCGCTACCTGCAGTGCTGGGATGTGCACAACGTGTTTGTCCCAGGTGCATCTGCTTTCCCACAAGGCCTGGGCTACAACCCTACGGGCCTGGTGGCGGCGCTGACCTATTGGTCGGCCCGGGCGATTCGCGAGCAGTACCTGAAAAACCCCGGCCCGCTGGTTCAGGCATAA
- a CDS encoding cytochrome c, which yields MKAFVIATLALFSSCSVSAAETDLIKQGEYLARAGDCVACHTAKGGKPFAGGLPMETPIGVIYSTNITPDKTGLGDYSFEDFDKAVRHGVAKSGSTLYPAMPYPSYARVSETDMQALYAYFMKGVEPVAQPNQDSDIPWPLSMRWPLAAWRWMFAPEVADYQAPADADPVISRGAYLVEGLGHCGACHTPRALTMQEKALSASEGSAFLSGSAPLEGWIAKSLRGDHKDGLGSWSEEQLVQFLKTGRSDRSAVFGGMSDVVVHSMQYMSEDDLTAIARYLKSLPAVDPKDQPHQYDKQVAEALWKGDDSQPGAAVYIDNCAACHRTDGHGYTRVFPALAGNPVLQTADATSLINIVLNGGTLPATHAAPSTFTMPAFAWRLSDQEVADVVSFIRGSWGNQGAPVKAGDVADLRKSDKHTTSGDDLGQVTSH from the coding sequence ATGAAAGCATTTGTTATCGCGACCCTGGCCCTGTTCAGCAGTTGCTCGGTGAGCGCGGCTGAAACTGATCTGATCAAACAAGGCGAATACCTGGCCCGCGCCGGTGACTGCGTGGCCTGCCACACCGCCAAGGGCGGCAAGCCGTTTGCCGGTGGCCTGCCGATGGAAACCCCGATCGGCGTGATCTACTCCACCAACATCACCCCGGACAAAACCGGCCTGGGGGACTACAGCTTTGAAGACTTCGACAAGGCCGTGCGCCATGGCGTCGCCAAAAGCGGTAGTACCCTTTACCCGGCGATGCCCTACCCGTCTTACGCTCGCGTCAGCGAAACCGATATGCAGGCGCTGTATGCGTACTTCATGAAAGGGGTGGAGCCGGTCGCCCAGCCGAACCAGGACAGCGACATTCCCTGGCCCTTGAGCATGCGCTGGCCCCTGGCCGCGTGGCGCTGGATGTTCGCGCCCGAGGTGGCGGACTACCAGGCCCCGGCCGATGCCGACCCGGTAATCAGCCGTGGCGCCTACCTGGTGGAAGGTCTCGGCCACTGTGGCGCCTGCCACACCCCGCGCGCTCTGACCATGCAGGAAAAGGCCCTGAGCGCGTCTGAAGGTTCTGCGTTCCTGTCGGGCAGTGCGCCGCTGGAAGGCTGGATCGCCAAAAGCCTGCGCGGTGACCACAAGGATGGCCTGGGCAGTTGGAGCGAAGAACAGCTGGTGCAGTTTCTCAAGACCGGCCGCAGTGATCGCAGTGCGGTGTTTGGCGGCATGAGCGACGTTGTAGTCCACAGCATGCAGTACATGTCTGAAGACGACCTGACCGCTATCGCCCGTTACCTCAAGAGCCTGCCGGCAGTCGACCCCAAGGATCAGCCGCACCAATACGACAAGCAGGTGGCCGAGGCGCTGTGGAAGGGCGATGACAGCCAGCCGGGCGCGGCGGTGTACATCGACAACTGCGCGGCCTGCCATCGTACCGATGGTCATGGCTATACCCGGGTGTTCCCGGCGCTGGCGGGCAATCCGGTGTTGCAGACGGCGGATGCCACATCGTTGATCAACATTGTGTTGAATGGCGGAACCCTGCCGGCCACTCACGCCGCGCCTTCCACCTTCACCATGCCAGCCTTTGCCTGGCGTCTGTCGGATCAGGAAGTGGCGGATGTGGTGAGTTTTATCCGTGGCAGCTGGGGTAACCAGGGGGCGCCGGTGAAGGCTGGCGACGTGGCCGACCTGCGCAAAAGCGATAAACACACCACCTCGGGCGACGATCTGGGGCAAGTGACGAGTCACTGA
- a CDS encoding PA0069 family radical SAM protein, whose product MSTPLPPRGRGTATNLHNRFAPTVSVAEDDGWYQEVPPTQGTEVRIETAKTIITRNTSPDLPFDRSINPYRGCEHGCIYCYARPSHAYWDMSPGLDFETKLIAKSNAAQVLEQQLSKPGYVCAPINLGSNTDPYQPIEREYQITRQTLEVLLRYRHPVTIVTKGSLILRDLDLLTELARQRLVAVMISLTSLDDELKRILEPRAAAPKARLRAIRVMREAGIPVGVLCSPMIPMINDSELESLLAEAHAAGAQSAAYMMLRLPLEVAPLFEEWLAAHYPQRAAHVMSLVRQVRGGEVYDSRFGVRMRGEGPFADLLAQRFAKAIKRLGLNRREGFNLDCSAFCPPGRQLALL is encoded by the coding sequence ATGTCCACTCCTCTGCCGCCGCGCGGGCGAGGCACCGCCACCAACCTGCACAATCGCTTTGCGCCCACGGTCAGTGTGGCCGAGGACGACGGTTGGTATCAGGAAGTACCGCCGACCCAGGGCACCGAAGTGCGCATCGAGACGGCGAAGACCATCATCACCCGCAACACCTCGCCGGACCTGCCGTTCGACCGCTCCATCAACCCTTACAGGGGGTGTGAGCACGGTTGTATCTATTGTTATGCGCGGCCCAGCCATGCCTATTGGGACATGTCCCCGGGCCTGGACTTTGAAACCAAGCTGATCGCCAAGAGCAACGCCGCCCAGGTGCTGGAGCAACAATTGTCCAAGCCCGGCTATGTGTGCGCGCCGATCAATTTGGGCTCCAATACGGACCCGTATCAACCGATCGAACGTGAATACCAGATCACCCGGCAAACCCTGGAGGTGCTGCTGCGCTATCGCCACCCGGTGACTATCGTGACCAAGGGGTCGTTGATCCTGCGTGACCTTGACCTGCTCACGGAGCTGGCCCGCCAGCGGCTGGTGGCGGTGATGATCAGCCTCACCAGCCTGGACGATGAACTCAAGCGCATCCTCGAGCCCCGCGCGGCGGCGCCCAAGGCGCGGCTGCGGGCGATCCGGGTAATGCGCGAGGCGGGTATCCCGGTGGGTGTGCTGTGTTCGCCAATGATTCCGATGATCAACGACAGTGAACTGGAAAGCCTGCTGGCCGAAGCCCATGCCGCCGGGGCGCAGAGTGCGGCCTATATGATGCTGCGCCTGCCCCTTGAAGTAGCGCCGCTGTTCGAGGAATGGCTGGCGGCCCATTATCCGCAGCGAGCGGCCCATGTGATGAGCCTGGTCCGCCAGGTACGTGGCGGGGAAGTCTATGACAGCCGCTTCGGTGTGCGCATGCGCGGTGAGGGGCCGTTTGCCGATTTGCTGGCGCAACGATTTGCCAAGGCGATCAAGCGCTTGGGGCTCAATCGTCGGGAAGGGTTCAATCTTGATTGCAGTGCATTCTGTCCGCCCGGCAGGCAGCTGGCTTTGTTGTAG